The proteins below are encoded in one region of Polynucleobacter sp. AP-Nino-20-G2:
- a CDS encoding NADH-quinone oxidoreductase subunit M, whose translation MILSYAIWIPIFFGIIILFYGSEKPSAGVRWLALFGAVLGFIATLPLVIQFDIANPGMQFVEKISWIPRYDINYHLGIDGISVWFIVLTAFINIFVVIAAWEVIDKKVSQYMASFLILSGLMIGVFAALDALLFYVFFEATLIPMYIIIGVWGGHNRIYAAFKFFLYTLLGSLLTLVAMLYLYNVTNTFDILAWQNARLDILEQILLFFAFFMAFAVKVPMWPLHTWLPDVHVEAPTGGSVVLAAIMLKLGAYGFLRFSLPIAPDASQYLGPFVIFLSLVAVIYVGAVALVQKDMKKLVAYSSVAHMGFVTLGFFLFSPLGIEGGIVQMISHGFVAGAMFLSIGVLYDRMHTRQIADYGGVVHRMPAFTAFAVLMAMANCGLPATSGFVGEFMVILAAVDYDFVIGILAATALILGAAYSLWMVKRVFFGAITNEHVEELKDLNAREYFMMAVLSICVIGMGVYPKPFTDIIHPAVINLLQHVAVSKL comes from the coding sequence ATGATTCTTTCTTACGCTATCTGGATTCCGATTTTCTTCGGCATCATCATTCTGTTCTACGGTTCAGAGAAGCCCTCAGCCGGAGTTCGCTGGTTGGCACTCTTTGGCGCGGTGCTGGGCTTTATCGCCACTCTGCCATTGGTGATCCAATTTGATATTGCCAATCCTGGAATGCAGTTCGTAGAGAAGATTAGCTGGATTCCTCGTTATGACATTAACTACCATTTAGGTATTGATGGCATCTCAGTATGGTTCATCGTATTGACAGCATTTATCAATATTTTTGTGGTGATTGCAGCATGGGAAGTGATTGATAAGAAGGTTTCTCAATACATGGCTTCTTTCTTAATCCTTTCCGGATTAATGATTGGTGTCTTTGCCGCCTTAGATGCATTGTTGTTCTATGTATTCTTCGAGGCAACCTTGATTCCGATGTACATCATCATTGGTGTATGGGGAGGTCATAACCGTATCTATGCCGCCTTTAAGTTCTTTTTGTACACCTTGCTTGGCTCCTTGTTGACTTTGGTTGCCATGCTTTATCTCTACAACGTTACCAATACCTTTGATATCTTGGCTTGGCAAAATGCTCGCCTCGATATTCTTGAGCAAATCCTCCTATTCTTTGCCTTCTTTATGGCCTTTGCCGTTAAGGTGCCAATGTGGCCATTGCATACATGGTTGCCAGACGTGCACGTTGAAGCACCAACAGGTGGCTCTGTAGTCTTGGCTGCGATTATGTTGAAGCTCGGTGCCTATGGCTTCTTACGCTTCTCATTACCTATTGCACCTGACGCAAGTCAGTACTTGGGTCCATTTGTGATTTTCCTATCCTTGGTTGCCGTGATCTATGTTGGTGCTGTGGCGCTCGTTCAAAAAGACATGAAGAAACTGGTAGCGTATTCATCAGTGGCTCACATGGGTTTTGTGACTTTAGGTTTCTTCCTCTTTAGCCCATTGGGCATTGAGGGTGGTATCGTGCAAATGATTTCACATGGCTTTGTTGCTGGTGCAATGTTCCTTTCTATCGGCGTGTTGTACGACCGTATGCACACCCGTCAAATTGCTGATTACGGAGGCGTTGTGCATCGTATGCCTGCGTTTACTGCCTTTGCGGTATTGATGGCGATGGCGAACTGTGGTCTACCAGCAACCTCTGGTTTCGTGGGTGAGTTCATGGTGATTTTGGCTGCAGTTGATTACGACTTTGTGATCGGTATTTTGGCGGCTACAGCATTGATTCTCGGCGCGGCTTATTCCTTGTGGATGGTCAAGCGTGTGTTCTTTGGCGCAATTACCAACGAGCATGTTGAAGAGTTGAAAGACCTCAATGCGCGCGAGTATTTCATGATGGCGGTGCTGTCTATCTGTGTCATCGGTATGGGTGTTTATCCAAAACCTTTTACCGACATTATTCATCCAGCCGTGATTAATCTGTTGCAGCATGTTGCTGTCAGCAAACTCTGA
- the nuoN gene encoding NADH-quinone oxidoreductase subunit NuoN: protein MQAFDLYAILPELVLLLATCLLLVASVYVPERQPATPGAEQDIFHTPRGVGFVYFFSIILLVYLILAFVGRMGDVSLVAMNGLFQSDPLSNLLKACSCGAVLVSLVYSKQYLTDRAMFRPDFIVLALLALLGQCVLISGANLLTLYLGLELMALPTYALVAMRHNSEKSVEAGIKYFILGALASGFLLYGMSMLYGVTGSLDLIEIFRTVADPRVNHLVMAFGLVFIVSGLAFKLGVVPFHMWVPDVYQGAPTAVTLMIAAAPKLAAFALLFRLLVNTLLPLLGDWQPMLVLLALLSLVVGNVTAIAQTNIKRMLAYSAIAQMGFVLLGMLSVFDDHAFSASMFYAVTYVLTTLGSFGLLMMLSRKGHDCETLDDLKGLNKRHPWFAFIGLVMMFSLAGIPPTVGFAAKLGVLEALVDAEHTFLAVIAVIASLIGAFYYLRVVKVMYFDEPKEEHASEVSGSGFARGLLSLNAVLVLALGTFPAGLMAICLDAMRRTLLGS, encoded by the coding sequence ATGCAAGCATTCGACCTATACGCCATCCTGCCGGAACTCGTTTTACTCCTAGCCACCTGTTTGCTATTGGTGGCTAGCGTTTATGTGCCTGAGCGTCAGCCAGCAACTCCGGGAGCAGAGCAGGATATATTCCATACACCGCGCGGTGTTGGCTTTGTTTACTTCTTCTCTATCATCCTCTTGGTTTATTTGATCCTTGCATTTGTCGGTCGCATGGGTGATGTATCGCTAGTTGCGATGAATGGTTTGTTTCAATCAGACCCGCTCTCAAATCTGTTGAAGGCCTGCTCATGCGGCGCGGTATTGGTGAGCCTGGTGTATTCCAAGCAATACCTCACCGATCGCGCGATGTTCCGCCCAGATTTTATTGTGCTGGCTTTATTGGCCCTCTTGGGTCAATGCGTACTCATCTCCGGCGCCAATCTTCTGACGCTCTACCTCGGTCTTGAACTAATGGCATTGCCAACCTATGCTTTAGTAGCGATGCGTCACAACAGCGAGAAGAGCGTTGAGGCTGGTATTAAGTACTTCATTCTGGGCGCCTTGGCATCTGGTTTCTTGCTCTACGGCATGTCGATGTTGTATGGCGTAACCGGCTCTCTCGATTTAATCGAAATCTTTAGAACGGTTGCCGATCCACGTGTCAATCATTTGGTGATGGCATTTGGCTTGGTGTTTATTGTCTCTGGCCTTGCATTTAAATTGGGCGTCGTGCCATTTCATATGTGGGTGCCCGATGTATATCAAGGTGCGCCAACTGCTGTGACTTTAATGATTGCGGCGGCGCCGAAATTGGCGGCGTTTGCTTTGCTATTCCGCTTGCTAGTCAATACCTTGTTGCCACTGTTGGGTGACTGGCAACCCATGTTGGTGTTGCTGGCCCTATTGTCTTTGGTAGTGGGTAACGTTACGGCGATTGCTCAAACGAATATCAAACGTATGTTGGCGTATTCCGCGATTGCGCAGATGGGTTTTGTATTGCTGGGTATGTTGTCGGTGTTTGATGACCATGCATTTAGCGCATCCATGTTTTACGCCGTGACTTATGTTTTAACTACCCTGGGTAGTTTCGGCCTCTTGATGATGCTATCCCGTAAAGGTCACGATTGTGAGACCTTGGATGACCTCAAAGGGCTTAATAAACGCCACCCATGGTTCGCATTTATTGGTTTGGTGATGATGTTCTCTTTGGCAGGTATTCCACCAACGGTCGGTTTTGCCGCTAAGTTGGGTGTATTAGAGGCTTTGGTTGATGCAGAGCACACCTTCTTGGCTGTGATTGCCGTGATCGCTTCTTTGATCGGTGCTTTCTACTACCTCAGAGTGGTTAAGGTAATGTACTTTGATGAGCCAAAAGAGGAGCATGCATCCGAGGTTTCTGGATCTGGATTTGCCCGCGGACTCCTGAGTCTGAATGCGGTATTGGTTCTTGCCTTGGGGACTTTCCCGGCAGGTTTGATGGCGATCTGCCTTGACGCGATGCGTAGGACTCTTTTGGGTTCTTAA